From a region of the Etheostoma cragini isolate CJK2018 chromosome 22, CSU_Ecrag_1.0, whole genome shotgun sequence genome:
- the LOC117937723 gene encoding kinesin-1 heavy chain-like isoform X2, whose translation MYREDGGFGSRSTPPSTAAEMADPAAQTTIKVVCRFRPLNKSELARGDKYIPTFQGDDCVQIAGKPYYFDRVFQSNTTQVQFYNAVAQQIVKDVLGGYNGTIFAYGQTSSGKTHTMEGDLHDPEMMGIIPRIVQDIFNYIYSMDENLEFHIKVSYFEIYLDKIKDCLDVSKINLSVHEDKNRVPYVKGCTERFVSTPEEVMDAIDEGKNNRHVAVTNMNEHSSRSHSIFLINIKQENSQTGQKFTGKLYLVDLAGSEKVGKTGAEGTVLDEAKMINKSLSSLGNVISALAEGSSYVPYRDSKMTRILQDSLGGNCRTTMVICCSPSAFNDAETRSTLLFGQRAKTIKNTVSLNVELTAEQWKKKWEKEKERNKTLKNTVTWLEAELNRWRSGESVPVEEQFDKETAKAEVQALDSALSNDKTAPTPALSTLPGVKLTDAEKEKYVAEMAKLYKEMDDKDEEINQQSQMMMSLKQQMLDQEELLASSRRDHDTLQTELNRLLSENEASKEEVKEVLQALEELALNYDLKSQEVEDKAQEFEALSEELNEKSSSLASIDSELQKLKEMTNHQKKRFTEMMSSLLKDLAEIGIAVGSNDIKQQESSGLIDEEFTMARLYISKMKSEVKTMVKRSKQLESSKAESSQKMDETEMELVACQLRVSQHEAKIKSLMDTLQNVEQKKRHLEETVDSLNEEIVRIKAQEKVNTMERENEIQSAYEVKEAVEMQIQTHRENHQKQISSLRDELDNKDKLMTELQDLNQKIVLEQERLRVEHEKLKAADQEKSRQLQELTVMQDRREQAKQDLKGLEETVARELQTLHNLRRLFVQDLFTRVKKKAQVDSDDIEGSAAQRQKICFLESNLAQLTKVHKQLLRDNADLRGELPKLEKRLRATAERVKALEAALREAKENAAHDRKRYEEEMGRIKDAVKPKNMGRRASIAKPIRPGQLPAASPLNPSVNRSNLIQNILPAGIKGGGNNSP comes from the exons ATGTACCGGGAGGACGGAGGGTTTGGGTCACGGAGCACTCCCCCATCCACAGCGGCGGAGATGGCGGACCCCGCAGCGCAGACCACCATCAAGGTTGTATGCCGTTTCAGGCCGCTGAACAAATCGGAGTTGGCTCGGGGGGACAAGTACATCCCGACATTTCAAGGGGATGACTGTGTGCAGATTGCG GGTAAACCGTACTACTTTGACCGTGTGTTCCAGTCCAATACAACTCAGGTTCAGTTCTACAACGCTGTGGCTCAGCAGATTGTCAAAG ATGTGTTAGGGGGCTACAACGGGACAATATTTGCCTACGGGCAGACATCCTctggtaaaacacacacaatggag GGAGATCTCCACGACCCAGAGATGATGGGAATCATTCCCAGAATTGTTCAAGACATCTTCAACTACATTTATTCCATGGACGAGAACCTGGAGTTTCACATCAAA GTTTCATATTTTGAAATCTATTTGGACAAAATCAAGGACTGCTTGGATG TGTCAAAGATCAACCTGTCTGTACACGAAGATAAAAACAGGGTGCCCTATGTCAAG GGGTGTACCGAGCGTTTTGTGAGCACTCCTGAGGAGGTCATGGATGCCATAGACGAAGgcaaaaacaacagacatgTGGCGGTCACAA acatgAATGAACACAGTTCCAGGAGTCACAGCATCTTCCTCATCAACATCAAGCAGGAAAACTCTCAGACTGGACAGAAATTCACCGGCAAGCTCTACCTCGTCGATCTGGCTGGGAGTGAAAAA GTGGGTAAAACGGGAGCGGAGGGCACAGTGCTGGATGAAGCCAAGATGATCAACAAGTCCCTGTCTTCACTGGGAAATGTCATTTCAGCTCTGGCAGAGGGTTCG AGCTATGTGCCGTACAGAGACAGTAAGATGACCAGGATCCTGCAGGACTCCCTGGGAGGGAACTGTCGGACCACCATGGTCATCTGCTGCTCCCCTTCTGCTTTTAACGACGCTGAGACCAGGTCCACACTGCTGTTTGGacagag GGCAAAGACCATCAAGAACACGGTGAGTCTGAATGTGGAGCTGACGGCGgagcagtggaaaaaaaagtgggagaaggagaaggagaggaacaAGACGCTGAAAAACACCGTCACCTGGCTGGAGGCCGAGCTCAACCGCTGGAGGAGTG GAGAGAGTGTGCCAGTGGAGGAACAGTTTGATAAAGAAACGGCCAAAGCAGAGGTCCAGGCCCTGGACAGTGCTCTCAGCAATGACAAGACAGCACCCACACCTGCCCTCAGCACCCTCCCTGGAGTCAAACTCAcagatgcagagaaagagaaatatgtTGCAGAAATGGCCAAGCTTTACAAAGAGATGGATGACAAG GACGAAGAGATCAACCAGCAGTCTCAAATGATGATGTCGTTGAAGCAACAGATGCTGGACCAGGAGGAG CTCTTAGCGTCCTCCCGCCGGGACCACGACACCCTTCAGACGGAACTCAACCGGCTGCTGTCGGAGAACGAAGCCTCcaaggaggaggtgaaggaggtGCTGCAGGCCCTGGAGGAGCTGGCGCTCAACTACGACCTGAAGAGTCAGGAAGTCGAGGACAAGGCGCAAGAGTTTGAGGCTCTCAGTGAGGAACTGAACGAGAAATCG AGCTccttggcctccattgactctGAACTCCAGAAGCTGAAGGAGATGACCAACCACCAGAAGAAGAGGTTCACTGAGATGATGTCATCACTACTCAAAGACCTGGCCGAGATCGGCATCGCCGTGGGGAGCAACGACATTAAG CAACAAGAGAGCAGTGGTCTAATCGACGAAGAGTTCACGATGGCGCGTCTCTACATCAGCAAGATGAAGTCGGAGGTGAAGACGATGGTGAAGCGCAGCAAACAGCTGGAGAGCTCCAAGGCCGAGAGCAGCCAGAAGATGGATGAGACGGAGATGGAGCTCGTTGCCTGCCAGCTCCGTGTCTCCCAG CATGAAGCTAAAATCAAGTCCCTGATGGACACCCTCCAGAATGTGGAGCAGAAGAAAAGACATCTGGAGGAAACGGTGGACTCTCTCAATGAGGAAATCGTCAGGATCAAAGCCCAAG AGAAAGTCAACACCATGGAGAGGGAGAATGAGATCCAGTCTGCCTATGAAGTCAAG gaAGCTGTGGAGATGCAGATCCAGACCCACAGGGAGAACCATCAGAAACAGATCAGCAGCCTGAGAGACGAGCTGGACAACAAGGATAAACTCATGACAGAGCTACAGGA TCTGAACCAGAAGATCGTGCTGGAGCAGGAGAGGCTGAGGGTGGAGCACGAGAAGCTCAAGGCTGCCGACCAGGAGAAGAGCCGCCAGCTGCAGGAGCTCAC GGTGATGCAGGACAGGCGGGAGCAGGCCAAACAAGACCTGAAGGGACTTGAAGAGACTGTG GCCCGAGAGCTGCAGACACTCCACAACCTCAGGAGGCTTTTTGTCCAAGACTTGTTCACTCGAGTCAAAAAG AAGGCTCAGGTGGACTCAGATGACATAGAGGGCAGCGCTGCCCAGAGACAGAAGATCTGCTTCCTGGAGAGCAACCTCGCGCAGCTCACCAAAGTTCACAAGcag CTGCTACGGGACAACGCTGACCTCCGCGGCGAGCTGCCTAAACTCGAGAAGCGCCTGCGGGCCACCGCTGAGCGGGTCAAAGCCCTGGAGGCGGCTCTGCGGGAGGCCAAAGAGAACGCAGCTCACGACCGAAAGCGCTACGAGGAGGAGATGGGGCGCATTAAGGACGCTGTCAAGCCCAAAAACATGGGCAGGAGAGCCTCCATAG CCAAGCCCATCCGGCCAGGCCAGCTGCCGGCAGCCTCTCCCTTGAACCCCAGCGTCAACAGGTCCAACCTCATCCAGAACATCCTGCCAGCCGGCATCAAGGGAGGAGGCAACAACAG CCCCTGA
- the LOC117937723 gene encoding kinesin-1 heavy chain-like isoform X1, whose protein sequence is MYREDGGFGSRSTPPSTAAEMADPAAQTTIKVVCRFRPLNKSELARGDKYIPTFQGDDCVQIAGKPYYFDRVFQSNTTQVQFYNAVAQQIVKDVLGGYNGTIFAYGQTSSGKTHTMEGDLHDPEMMGIIPRIVQDIFNYIYSMDENLEFHIKVSYFEIYLDKIKDCLDVSKINLSVHEDKNRVPYVKGCTERFVSTPEEVMDAIDEGKNNRHVAVTNMNEHSSRSHSIFLINIKQENSQTGQKFTGKLYLVDLAGSEKVGKTGAEGTVLDEAKMINKSLSSLGNVISALAEGSSYVPYRDSKMTRILQDSLGGNCRTTMVICCSPSAFNDAETRSTLLFGQRAKTIKNTVSLNVELTAEQWKKKWEKEKERNKTLKNTVTWLEAELNRWRSGESVPVEEQFDKETAKAEVQALDSALSNDKTAPTPALSTLPGVKLTDAEKEKYVAEMAKLYKEMDDKDEEINQQSQMMMSLKQQMLDQEELLASSRRDHDTLQTELNRLLSENEASKEEVKEVLQALEELALNYDLKSQEVEDKAQEFEALSEELNEKSSSLASIDSELQKLKEMTNHQKKRFTEMMSSLLKDLAEIGIAVGSNDIKQQESSGLIDEEFTMARLYISKMKSEVKTMVKRSKQLESSKAESSQKMDETEMELVACQLRVSQHEAKIKSLMDTLQNVEQKKRHLEETVDSLNEEIVRIKAQVCLLPEKVNTMERENEIQSAYEVKEAVEMQIQTHRENHQKQISSLRDELDNKDKLMTELQDLNQKIVLEQERLRVEHEKLKAADQEKSRQLQELTVMQDRREQAKQDLKGLEETVARELQTLHNLRRLFVQDLFTRVKKKAQVDSDDIEGSAAQRQKICFLESNLAQLTKVHKQLLRDNADLRGELPKLEKRLRATAERVKALEAALREAKENAAHDRKRYEEEMGRIKDAVKPKNMGRRASIAKPIRPGQLPAASPLNPSVNRSNLIQNILPAGIKGGGNNSP, encoded by the exons ATGTACCGGGAGGACGGAGGGTTTGGGTCACGGAGCACTCCCCCATCCACAGCGGCGGAGATGGCGGACCCCGCAGCGCAGACCACCATCAAGGTTGTATGCCGTTTCAGGCCGCTGAACAAATCGGAGTTGGCTCGGGGGGACAAGTACATCCCGACATTTCAAGGGGATGACTGTGTGCAGATTGCG GGTAAACCGTACTACTTTGACCGTGTGTTCCAGTCCAATACAACTCAGGTTCAGTTCTACAACGCTGTGGCTCAGCAGATTGTCAAAG ATGTGTTAGGGGGCTACAACGGGACAATATTTGCCTACGGGCAGACATCCTctggtaaaacacacacaatggag GGAGATCTCCACGACCCAGAGATGATGGGAATCATTCCCAGAATTGTTCAAGACATCTTCAACTACATTTATTCCATGGACGAGAACCTGGAGTTTCACATCAAA GTTTCATATTTTGAAATCTATTTGGACAAAATCAAGGACTGCTTGGATG TGTCAAAGATCAACCTGTCTGTACACGAAGATAAAAACAGGGTGCCCTATGTCAAG GGGTGTACCGAGCGTTTTGTGAGCACTCCTGAGGAGGTCATGGATGCCATAGACGAAGgcaaaaacaacagacatgTGGCGGTCACAA acatgAATGAACACAGTTCCAGGAGTCACAGCATCTTCCTCATCAACATCAAGCAGGAAAACTCTCAGACTGGACAGAAATTCACCGGCAAGCTCTACCTCGTCGATCTGGCTGGGAGTGAAAAA GTGGGTAAAACGGGAGCGGAGGGCACAGTGCTGGATGAAGCCAAGATGATCAACAAGTCCCTGTCTTCACTGGGAAATGTCATTTCAGCTCTGGCAGAGGGTTCG AGCTATGTGCCGTACAGAGACAGTAAGATGACCAGGATCCTGCAGGACTCCCTGGGAGGGAACTGTCGGACCACCATGGTCATCTGCTGCTCCCCTTCTGCTTTTAACGACGCTGAGACCAGGTCCACACTGCTGTTTGGacagag GGCAAAGACCATCAAGAACACGGTGAGTCTGAATGTGGAGCTGACGGCGgagcagtggaaaaaaaagtgggagaaggagaaggagaggaacaAGACGCTGAAAAACACCGTCACCTGGCTGGAGGCCGAGCTCAACCGCTGGAGGAGTG GAGAGAGTGTGCCAGTGGAGGAACAGTTTGATAAAGAAACGGCCAAAGCAGAGGTCCAGGCCCTGGACAGTGCTCTCAGCAATGACAAGACAGCACCCACACCTGCCCTCAGCACCCTCCCTGGAGTCAAACTCAcagatgcagagaaagagaaatatgtTGCAGAAATGGCCAAGCTTTACAAAGAGATGGATGACAAG GACGAAGAGATCAACCAGCAGTCTCAAATGATGATGTCGTTGAAGCAACAGATGCTGGACCAGGAGGAG CTCTTAGCGTCCTCCCGCCGGGACCACGACACCCTTCAGACGGAACTCAACCGGCTGCTGTCGGAGAACGAAGCCTCcaaggaggaggtgaaggaggtGCTGCAGGCCCTGGAGGAGCTGGCGCTCAACTACGACCTGAAGAGTCAGGAAGTCGAGGACAAGGCGCAAGAGTTTGAGGCTCTCAGTGAGGAACTGAACGAGAAATCG AGCTccttggcctccattgactctGAACTCCAGAAGCTGAAGGAGATGACCAACCACCAGAAGAAGAGGTTCACTGAGATGATGTCATCACTACTCAAAGACCTGGCCGAGATCGGCATCGCCGTGGGGAGCAACGACATTAAG CAACAAGAGAGCAGTGGTCTAATCGACGAAGAGTTCACGATGGCGCGTCTCTACATCAGCAAGATGAAGTCGGAGGTGAAGACGATGGTGAAGCGCAGCAAACAGCTGGAGAGCTCCAAGGCCGAGAGCAGCCAGAAGATGGATGAGACGGAGATGGAGCTCGTTGCCTGCCAGCTCCGTGTCTCCCAG CATGAAGCTAAAATCAAGTCCCTGATGGACACCCTCCAGAATGTGGAGCAGAAGAAAAGACATCTGGAGGAAACGGTGGACTCTCTCAATGAGGAAATCGTCAGGATCAAAGCCCAAG TTTGTCTCCTTCCAGAGAAAGTCAACACCATGGAGAGGGAGAATGAGATCCAGTCTGCCTATGAAGTCAAG gaAGCTGTGGAGATGCAGATCCAGACCCACAGGGAGAACCATCAGAAACAGATCAGCAGCCTGAGAGACGAGCTGGACAACAAGGATAAACTCATGACAGAGCTACAGGA TCTGAACCAGAAGATCGTGCTGGAGCAGGAGAGGCTGAGGGTGGAGCACGAGAAGCTCAAGGCTGCCGACCAGGAGAAGAGCCGCCAGCTGCAGGAGCTCAC GGTGATGCAGGACAGGCGGGAGCAGGCCAAACAAGACCTGAAGGGACTTGAAGAGACTGTG GCCCGAGAGCTGCAGACACTCCACAACCTCAGGAGGCTTTTTGTCCAAGACTTGTTCACTCGAGTCAAAAAG AAGGCTCAGGTGGACTCAGATGACATAGAGGGCAGCGCTGCCCAGAGACAGAAGATCTGCTTCCTGGAGAGCAACCTCGCGCAGCTCACCAAAGTTCACAAGcag CTGCTACGGGACAACGCTGACCTCCGCGGCGAGCTGCCTAAACTCGAGAAGCGCCTGCGGGCCACCGCTGAGCGGGTCAAAGCCCTGGAGGCGGCTCTGCGGGAGGCCAAAGAGAACGCAGCTCACGACCGAAAGCGCTACGAGGAGGAGATGGGGCGCATTAAGGACGCTGTCAAGCCCAAAAACATGGGCAGGAGAGCCTCCATAG CCAAGCCCATCCGGCCAGGCCAGCTGCCGGCAGCCTCTCCCTTGAACCCCAGCGTCAACAGGTCCAACCTCATCCAGAACATCCTGCCAGCCGGCATCAAGGGAGGAGGCAACAACAG CCCCTGA